From Butyricimonas paravirosa, one genomic window encodes:
- a CDS encoding FecR family protein, protein MTNEIDQLIWNVLDGKASEGKIRELKSWMEESEKHREYFRQWKKIWNMTSGPTLSTTRKQQEKERFLKSIHQSYVGKVRKRRIIHYWPVAASVVLLVGVFVGFALNEWSQMKADQGIAQTERIVPGVKAELILSTGERVCLAQRSEFIEGMKESGIRNDSLAGLNYVGAKIQGEEIGEEIVYNTMQIPVGGFYQLKLADGTKVWLNSLTRLRFPVTFAGEERKVYLTGEAYFEVARDSVHPFIVATDEGMEVKVYGTEFNVDTYRKGTVKTTLVNGKVGIRVSATGEEMRLSPNQMALFTKATQSIQVENVDSYGVVAWKDGKFVFEDEPIEEIMERLSRWYDVKVFYANERIKKHTFTGIITRFADISDVLHLMEETAAVEFRIQGDTVTVK, encoded by the coding sequence ATGACGAATGAGATTGATCAATTAATATGGAATGTACTTGACGGGAAAGCGTCAGAGGGGAAGATCCGTGAGTTGAAAAGCTGGATGGAAGAGAGTGAGAAGCATCGGGAATATTTTCGCCAATGGAAGAAAATATGGAACATGACAAGTGGTCCGACATTATCTACTACTCGTAAGCAACAGGAGAAAGAACGTTTCTTGAAATCTATTCATCAGTCATATGTTGGTAAAGTTCGAAAACGGAGAATAATACATTATTGGCCTGTGGCAGCATCTGTTGTTTTGTTGGTGGGGGTGTTTGTGGGATTTGCACTCAACGAGTGGAGCCAGATGAAAGCTGATCAAGGGATTGCTCAAACGGAAAGAATTGTTCCGGGGGTGAAGGCCGAATTAATCTTGTCCACGGGCGAAAGGGTGTGTTTAGCGCAAAGGAGTGAGTTTATAGAGGGAATGAAAGAATCCGGAATTCGAAATGATTCCTTGGCAGGATTGAATTACGTGGGAGCAAAGATTCAGGGGGAAGAAATTGGTGAAGAGATCGTGTATAACACGATGCAAATTCCGGTGGGAGGATTTTATCAATTGAAATTGGCTGATGGAACAAAGGTTTGGCTGAATTCACTCACGCGACTTCGTTTCCCAGTAACTTTTGCCGGAGAAGAACGGAAGGTGTATTTGACCGGAGAGGCTTATTTTGAGGTAGCACGGGATTCGGTACATCCTTTTATTGTTGCCACGGATGAAGGTATGGAAGTTAAAGTATATGGGACGGAATTTAATGTAGATACCTATCGGAAAGGAACGGTAAAAACTACGCTGGTAAATGGTAAAGTCGGGATTCGGGTAAGTGCCACGGGAGAAGAAATGAGGCTTTCGCCTAACCAGATGGCATTATTCACGAAGGCCACTCAATCCATACAGGTCGAGAATGTGGACTCTTATGGAGTAGTTGCTTGGAAGGATGGTAAGTTTGTTTTTGAAGATGAGCCGATTGAGGAGATCATGGAACGCTTGAGTCGCTGGTATGATGTGAAGGTGTTCTATGCTAATGAACGTATTAAAAAACATACATTTACAGGAATTATTACTCGTTTTGCAGATATTTCAGATGTACTTCATCTGATGGAAGAGACTGCCGCCGTGGAGTTCCGCATTCAAGGAGATACTGTTACCGTGAAATAA
- a CDS encoding RagB/SusD family nutrient uptake outer membrane protein translates to MKRIYIIISMLSFMFASCSGFLEEYSQDTAYVRGYEDLDELLLGSVYMPTNAPEHMGYTYGTDGWYYPYIHLMTDEVQENIRSSSSGALWDARERYFGYYTWQQQVGIDALGTSIRKESSDWNRIYKHINIANMILASIDEQSTPKEEDELEVMRIKGEAYFLRGAYYFILVNLYGKPYTKTGAKNDLGVPIKNTEYIEDKVYGRNTVEEVYAQVLADLGEAEKCLEKTVHKSIYRADITATYLLLSRVHLYMQNWEMAESYAKKVLSKQDDLRDLNMMEGIPFFLDTTLPEVIFTMGMGGIRYTISGLPKDLGISDELYALYKDNDLRKSYFVKYNESGGYVEYVKGGAIADFSRTSLSANFLFRTAEAYLNLAEATAYQGKEDDARKALNDLRVKRLSVEQYANSEESGADLIKLIREERERELCLEGHRWFDLRRYMVCEKQPYTKTIRKSYTTFEYVSWTNVPVQTVVYQLEENDAAYTLPIPKEVLEYNTGMKNNERGVRPVVETINY, encoded by the coding sequence ATGAAAAGAATATATATCATTATTAGTATGTTGAGTTTCATGTTCGCCTCTTGTTCCGGTTTTTTGGAAGAGTATTCTCAAGATACTGCTTACGTGAGGGGATATGAAGATTTGGATGAATTATTATTGGGGAGCGTGTATATGCCTACTAATGCCCCGGAACATATGGGGTATACTTACGGAACGGATGGTTGGTATTATCCTTATATTCATTTGATGACGGATGAGGTACAAGAAAATATCAGAAGTTCTAGTAGCGGAGCTTTATGGGATGCGAGAGAACGTTATTTCGGTTATTATACATGGCAGCAACAAGTGGGGATTGATGCGTTAGGAACTTCTATTCGGAAAGAATCCTCGGATTGGAATAGAATCTATAAACATATCAACATTGCCAATATGATACTTGCCTCTATTGATGAACAAAGTACACCCAAGGAGGAAGATGAGCTGGAAGTGATGAGGATCAAGGGGGAGGCTTACTTTTTACGTGGTGCTTATTATTTTATCTTGGTAAACTTATATGGTAAACCTTACACGAAGACCGGAGCGAAAAATGATTTGGGTGTGCCAATTAAGAATACGGAATATATAGAAGATAAAGTGTATGGCCGAAATACCGTGGAAGAGGTATATGCACAAGTGTTGGCAGATTTAGGAGAAGCTGAAAAATGTTTGGAAAAAACGGTCCATAAATCAATTTACCGGGCTGATATAACAGCAACTTACTTATTGTTGAGCCGGGTTCATTTGTATATGCAAAATTGGGAAATGGCTGAATCTTATGCGAAAAAAGTCTTATCTAAACAAGATGATTTACGCGATTTGAATATGATGGAAGGGATCCCATTCTTTTTGGACACTACTTTACCGGAAGTAATATTTACGATGGGAATGGGGGGAATAAGGTATACGATTTCCGGTTTACCAAAAGATTTGGGGATTTCAGATGAACTTTATGCTTTGTATAAAGATAATGATTTACGAAAGAGTTATTTTGTAAAATATAATGAGTCCGGAGGATACGTGGAATATGTGAAGGGGGGTGCTATTGCTGATTTTTCCCGTACATCATTATCTGCTAATTTCTTGTTCCGTACAGCAGAAGCTTATCTGAATCTAGCAGAAGCTACGGCCTATCAAGGGAAAGAAGATGATGCTCGTAAGGCATTAAATGATTTGAGAGTGAAACGTTTGTCCGTGGAGCAATATGCTAATTCAGAAGAGAGTGGAGCAGATTTAATCAAGTTGATACGAGAAGAACGAGAACGTGAATTGTGTCTGGAAGGACATCGGTGGTTTGACCTGAGAAGATATATGGTATGTGAAAAGCAACCCTACACGAAAACGATACGAAAAAGTTACACGACATTCGAATACGTGTCTTGGACAAATGTTCCTGTTCAAACAGTGGTATATCAATTGGAAGAAAATGATGCTGCTTACACGTTACCAATTCCTAAAGAAGTATTGGAATATAATACGGGAATGAAGAATAATGAACGAGGTGTCCGTCCGGTTGTAGAAACTATTAATTATTAA
- a CDS encoding fibrobacter succinogenes major paralogous domain-containing protein, with protein sequence MKPMKQYVLLLLVIFFGCVACDDSDNKISMQPEATGSYTDVRDGNEYHWVRYAGLEWMTENLKFIPDKGVFAPDLTPLPEGYYNDKRNAEYYKNFGGLYDYEAALAAIPEGWRLPTDDDWLKLEKALGMSISDLEQSGKRGSVQGELLQQGIEGTGINLQLSGYLIPDNRVMEVYSFVSVYGFYWTATIDESKVGGNTIYYRQIIYNSSKVVRNSMTKNNLLSIRCVRDATSIE encoded by the coding sequence ATGAAACCTATGAAACAATATGTGTTATTATTACTTGTAATATTCTTTGGATGTGTTGCATGTGATGATTCGGATAATAAAATTAGTATGCAACCAGAGGCAACCGGAAGTTATACAGATGTGCGAGATGGAAACGAATATCATTGGGTTCGTTATGCCGGTTTGGAGTGGATGACAGAGAACCTGAAGTTTATTCCGGACAAAGGTGTTTTTGCTCCTGATTTGACCCCACTACCGGAAGGGTATTATAATGATAAAAGAAATGCCGAGTATTATAAAAATTTTGGAGGATTGTATGATTACGAGGCGGCTCTAGCCGCAATTCCGGAAGGATGGAGATTACCCACGGATGATGATTGGCTAAAGTTGGAAAAGGCTTTAGGAATGAGTATTAGTGATTTGGAACAATCGGGAAAACGGGGAAGTGTTCAAGGGGAATTGTTGCAACAGGGAATAGAAGGAACCGGAATTAATCTGCAATTATCCGGCTATCTGATACCGGATAATCGGGTTATGGAGGTGTACTCTTTCGTGAGTGTGTATGGTTTCTACTGGACTGCAACGATTGACGAGTCCAAGGTGGGAGGTAATACGATTTATTATCGACAGATTATTTATAATTCTTCCAAAGTTGTACGGAATAGTATGACAAAAAATAACTTGTTAAGTATTCGATGTGTACGTGATGCAACGTCGATAGAGTAG
- a CDS encoding SusC/RagA family TonB-linked outer membrane protein: MKCKTLQVFLLQIMLLISWDVMAQDQRVTIHLEQVKIQEVFKEINKQTGLDFVYSAMQLNEIGMVSLDVKDVTVEVALKKLFEGKPFTCKFEMKSIIIRKVETVTAGKTSRTIRGVITDKSNEPLPGVTVLLKGTSVGTASNTKGEFVLEVTGSVDSLVVTFVGMKTQYVKLLPDKDSYRIRMEYDVEEMQEVVVTGYQTINRKRSTGAITSVNADKIMRPGVLSIDQMLEGQIPDMMFMSNSGEVGVVPKIRIRGTSTLIGNREPLWVVDGIVLQDPVNISPEELNNPDYVNRIGNAIAGLNPQDIERLDILKDAAATALYGAKAANGVIVITTKKGHIGKPIISYNMNVSYKRRPRYTDRQIDLMNSKERMEFSKDLVDSGYTFPGGMNMVGYEGLINQLYRGALTYDEFTKQVQYLECLNTDWFDLLTEDAFSHQHTVSISGGTETVRYYSSVGYAKDNDVIKGNNNERYTVALNLNADLSPRISTSLGINGNVTSREYSQDEIAPLDYAYNTSRTIPAFDENGDYYYYQNSGGTANSFRYNILNELENSSYDQEGSSISFNMTLNVKFTNYLNASVVGSYSTSNTDIEGWWGEKSHHVALLRQSEYGDAPAKGDDSESALPFGGELTTNSTRNRNYMLRVQLNLDKYFGQDKHNVNASVGYEVSSTKYKGNSSTMRGYYKDRGKQFSITTLNDYPAFKAWLEANAYPTISDNLTNLLSAYATVSYSYQSFFTLNGNVRFDGSNKFGDQSNDKLLPIWSISGNYTISEHEWLQRNWIDYIMLKASFGYQGNMLEGQSPTMIIKQLPTDPLYNELVSELSVYPNPNLKWEKTSSFNGGLTFSLFKRRLQMETSVYYKRTKDAFLTKQISTVNGLEEYVVNSGDVKNSGYSIAATIIPVETRDFNWILATSFSNVFNKMETLPGAEQFELNNFLNGTALVKGKPVGTFYSYKFVGLNPTNGYPIFDDMQERQEELEGLTKYDVYTRVLKATGNREPTMSGSINNTLRYKNWRLNMNLAYSLGSKVRLFKLFDSNTFLPENNVRREFVKRWRKTGDEKNTVIPAPNCYLTHYSSSGEKLPTIANNSLDMYNYSDIRVVSGNYLKCSTMSLTYEFPMEKLERIKLSRLALNLSATNLFTICSNKLKGQAPQQSGFAEIQLTDRPTYTVGVSVSF; encoded by the coding sequence GTGAAGTGTAAAACCTTACAGGTATTTTTATTGCAGATTATGTTGTTGATTTCGTGGGATGTAATGGCACAGGATCAGAGGGTTACCATTCATTTGGAGCAAGTAAAGATTCAAGAGGTTTTTAAGGAAATTAATAAGCAGACGGGATTGGATTTCGTGTATAGTGCTATGCAGTTGAATGAGATCGGAATGGTTTCTTTGGACGTGAAGGATGTGACGGTTGAGGTTGCGTTGAAGAAGTTATTTGAAGGAAAACCTTTCACGTGTAAGTTTGAAATGAAGTCTATCATTATTCGGAAGGTTGAAACTGTGACAGCAGGAAAAACAAGTCGGACGATTCGAGGAGTTATTACGGATAAATCGAATGAACCACTTCCTGGGGTGACCGTATTGTTGAAAGGGACAAGTGTTGGTACGGCCTCCAACACGAAGGGGGAGTTTGTATTGGAAGTGACCGGAAGTGTGGATTCTTTAGTCGTGACTTTTGTGGGAATGAAGACTCAATACGTGAAATTGCTACCGGACAAGGATTCGTATAGAATCCGCATGGAGTATGATGTAGAGGAGATGCAAGAAGTGGTGGTTACCGGTTATCAGACGATTAATCGCAAAAGATCGACAGGCGCTATTACATCTGTTAATGCAGATAAGATCATGCGTCCGGGAGTATTATCCATAGATCAAATGCTGGAAGGGCAAATTCCAGATATGATGTTTATGAGTAATTCAGGGGAAGTGGGTGTTGTGCCTAAAATTAGAATCCGGGGAACGTCAACATTGATTGGTAACCGGGAACCTTTGTGGGTGGTGGATGGAATCGTGTTGCAAGATCCAGTGAATATTAGTCCGGAGGAGTTAAATAATCCTGATTACGTGAATCGGATCGGTAATGCTATTGCCGGGTTAAATCCTCAGGATATTGAACGTCTGGATATATTGAAAGATGCGGCAGCCACGGCTCTGTATGGAGCAAAAGCTGCTAACGGGGTTATTGTGATTACCACGAAAAAAGGACATATCGGTAAACCGATCATCAGTTATAATATGAACGTGTCTTACAAACGTCGCCCTCGTTACACGGATCGCCAGATTGATTTGATGAACTCGAAAGAACGGATGGAGTTTTCTAAAGATTTAGTAGATTCCGGATACACTTTCCCAGGTGGAATGAATATGGTCGGTTATGAAGGGCTTATAAATCAACTTTATCGAGGAGCTTTAACTTATGATGAGTTTACGAAACAAGTACAATATTTGGAATGTTTGAATACGGATTGGTTTGATTTGTTGACAGAGGATGCGTTTTCGCATCAGCATACGGTAAGTATCTCAGGGGGAACGGAGACCGTACGTTATTACTCGTCAGTAGGATATGCGAAAGACAATGACGTGATTAAAGGAAATAATAACGAACGTTATACTGTTGCTTTGAATCTAAATGCGGATTTGTCTCCTCGTATTTCAACTTCGTTGGGGATTAATGGTAACGTGACTTCCAGAGAATATTCACAAGATGAAATTGCTCCTTTGGATTATGCTTATAATACCAGTCGCACTATTCCGGCTTTTGATGAGAACGGAGATTATTACTATTATCAGAATTCGGGTGGAACGGCAAATTCTTTTCGTTATAATATTTTGAATGAACTTGAAAATAGTTCGTATGATCAGGAAGGGTCTTCAATATCTTTTAATATGACTTTAAACGTGAAATTCACGAATTATCTGAATGCGAGTGTCGTGGGTTCTTATTCAACTTCAAATACCGATATTGAGGGATGGTGGGGAGAGAAAAGTCATCATGTGGCCTTGTTACGCCAATCCGAGTATGGAGATGCCCCGGCAAAAGGAGACGACTCGGAGTCCGCATTACCTTTCGGTGGGGAGCTGACCACGAATAGTACTCGGAATAGAAATTATATGCTACGGGTTCAGTTGAATCTGGACAAGTATTTTGGGCAGGATAAGCATAATGTTAATGCTAGTGTGGGGTATGAAGTGAGTTCTACAAAGTATAAGGGAAATAGTAGTACGATGAGGGGATATTATAAAGATAGAGGAAAACAATTCTCTATAACGACTTTAAATGATTACCCGGCTTTTAAGGCTTGGCTAGAGGCTAATGCCTATCCGACGATCTCGGATAATCTGACAAATTTACTTTCTGCTTATGCTACGGTTTCTTATAGTTATCAAAGTTTTTTTACTTTGAATGGTAACGTACGTTTTGATGGCTCAAATAAATTTGGAGACCAGAGTAATGATAAGTTATTACCCATTTGGTCCATATCCGGAAATTACACGATTTCCGAGCATGAGTGGTTGCAAAGAAACTGGATTGACTATATTATGTTAAAAGCATCTTTTGGATATCAGGGAAATATGTTGGAGGGCCAATCGCCAACTATGATTATCAAACAATTACCGACAGATCCACTTTATAATGAATTGGTTTCGGAACTTTCCGTGTACCCGAATCCGAATTTGAAATGGGAAAAAACGAGTTCTTTTAATGGAGGATTGACTTTCTCTTTGTTTAAGAGAAGATTACAGATGGAGACTTCCGTGTACTATAAACGTACAAAGGATGCTTTCTTGACAAAGCAAATATCAACAGTAAATGGTTTGGAGGAATATGTGGTGAATTCAGGAGATGTCAAGAATTCGGGATATAGTATTGCGGCAACGATTATTCCCGTGGAAACACGTGATTTCAACTGGATTTTGGCAACTTCATTTTCGAATGTTTTTAACAAGATGGAAACATTACCCGGGGCAGAGCAGTTTGAATTAAACAATTTTTTGAATGGAACAGCTCTGGTAAAGGGAAAACCAGTAGGAACGTTTTATTCTTATAAATTCGTGGGATTGAATCCAACGAATGGTTACCCGATATTTGACGATATGCAAGAACGTCAGGAAGAGTTGGAAGGATTGACAAAATATGATGTGTATACTCGTGTCCTGAAAGCGACGGGGAACCGGGAGCCGACGATGTCCGGAAGTATTAATAATACGTTAAGATATAAAAATTGGCGATTGAATATGAACTTGGCTTATAGCTTGGGTTCAAAAGTACGATTGTTTAAATTATTTGACTCTAATACGTTCCTTCCGGAAAATAATGTGAGAAGAGAGTTTGTTAAGAGATGGCGGAAAACAGGGGATGAAAAAAATACGGTTATTCCTGCTCCCAATTGTTATTTGACGCATTACTCTTCTTCGGGGGAAAAGCTCCCGACGATAGCCAATAATTCGCTGGATATGTATAATTATAGCGATATCCGGGTAGTAAGTGGTAATTACTTAAAGTGTTCGACAATGAGTCTAACGTATGAGTTCCCGATGGAAAAATTAGAAAGAATTAAATTGTCCCGGTTAGCTTTAAATCTTTCGGCGACTAATCTCTTTACAATTTGTTCCAATAAGTTAAAAGGACAGGCCCCGCAACAGAGTGGTTTCGCCGAGATTCAGTTGACGGATAGACCGACTTATACGGTAGGTGTAAGTGTTTCATTTTAA